In Harpia harpyja isolate bHarHar1 chromosome Z, bHarHar1 primary haplotype, whole genome shotgun sequence, a single window of DNA contains:
- the LOC128137708 gene encoding uncharacterized protein LOC128137708, translating to MQRKVNYLGYEISAGQRTLGQARKEAICQTQRPQTVKELRTFLGMTGWCRLWIYNYGLLVKPLYALTATEQKHLEWNKETEGAFELLKKALMSALALGLPDLLFSVGTQENRYIMTVWKPSKQHTQAAQT from the exons atgcaacgcaaagtgaattatttgggctatgaaattagtgcgggacaaagaactttgggacaggcccgtaaagaggcaatatgccaaactcagagacctcagacagtaaaagagttacggacttttctgggaatgacagggtggtgccgattgtggatatataattatggattgcttgttaaaccactgtatgcgctgacagccactgagcagaaacaccttgagtggaacaaggagactgaaggagcctttgagctactgaaaaaggctttgatgtcagccctggccttaggactcccagat cttcttttctcagtgggaacacaggagaaccggtacatcatgactgtttggaaaccatcgaagcaacatacgcaagccgcccagacctga